TAGTAATCTACAACGTATTGGGTGCTAAAGTGGTTGAAAAATCAGTGAAAGGTATGAACGAATTTACAGTGAACACAAGCAAATTTGCTCCTGGTGCGTACAGCATCAAGTTCATTGCTAAAGACGGAAATACATTTACTCGTAAGTTTGTAGTTACCAAGTAATCCTTAATTGGAGATTCTAAACAAAAAAAAGCCCCGCACATGCGGGGCTTTTTTTGTGGTTGGTGGTCGGTGGTGAGTGATGAGTGGTGCAAGTTTCAGGGCAAAAAGCGAAGAGCTAAAGGCTAAAGGCTAACAGCCAACAGCCCCGAGACTTCGGGGGCTAAAGGCTAATAGCCGATTATAAATTTCATAATTTTCATCGTCGAAGCAAACGAAGATAACTTTTTGTACACTCTTATATTCGAAATTTTTTATGGCATTTATTGCTATCTCGGCGGCTTGCTGTTTTGGAAATCGGTAAACACCGGTACTAATATTGGGGAAAGCAATTGTTTTTAATTGATATTTTTCTGCCAACACTAGTGAATTGATATAACAATTGCTAAGAAGTCGGTTTTGCGTATCGTCGTCATAATGCTGATAAATAGGTCCGACTGTATGAATAACAAATCTTGCAGGTAAATTATATCCTTTGGTTATC
This portion of the Lentimicrobiaceae bacterium genome encodes:
- a CDS encoding O-acetyl-ADP-ribose deacetylase: MIKIELIKGDITQLSVDAIVNAANSTLLGGGGVDGAIHRAAGRQLVEECRTLNGCQTGEAKITKGYNLPARFVIHTVGPIYQHYDDDTQNRLLSNCYINSLVLAEKYQLKTIAFPNISTGVYRFPKQQAAEIAINAIKNFEYKSVQKVIFVCFDDENYEIYNRLLAFSPRSLGAVGC